The Amycolatopsis mongoliensis genome includes a window with the following:
- a CDS encoding NADP-dependent oxidoreductase, protein MKAITVTDRDAGIEGLTLTDLPHPHAAENDVIVRVHAAGFTPGELTWPATWTDRAGRDRTPSVPGHELSGVVTGLGYGTTGLTVGQRVFGLADWARNGSLAEYTAVEARNLAPLAADIDHTVAATLPISGLTAWQGLFDHAGLTTGQTVLIHGAAGAVGSIAVQLAREAGARVIGTGREGDRDLVLGLGAEAFQDPEADPGEQADVVFDVIGGDVLAKSAALVRPGGTLVTVAEPPKVRPQDGRAVFFVVEPDRARLADLAQRVRDGRLKPLVGDVRPLAEAPDAFARRRRTRGKTIIRVTTD, encoded by the coding sequence ATGAAAGCCATCACCGTCACCGACCGCGACGCGGGCATCGAGGGGCTCACCCTCACCGACCTGCCGCACCCGCACGCCGCCGAGAACGACGTCATCGTGCGGGTGCACGCCGCCGGTTTCACCCCCGGCGAGCTCACCTGGCCCGCCACCTGGACCGACCGCGCCGGCCGCGACCGCACGCCCAGCGTGCCGGGGCACGAGCTGTCCGGTGTCGTCACCGGACTGGGCTACGGCACCACCGGCCTCACCGTCGGCCAGCGGGTCTTCGGCCTCGCCGACTGGGCGCGCAACGGTTCCCTGGCCGAATACACCGCCGTCGAGGCGCGCAACCTCGCGCCGCTGGCCGCCGACATCGACCACACCGTGGCCGCGACGCTGCCGATCTCCGGGCTGACCGCGTGGCAGGGGCTGTTCGACCACGCCGGGCTCACCACCGGCCAGACCGTGCTGATCCACGGCGCCGCCGGCGCGGTGGGGTCGATCGCCGTCCAGCTCGCCCGGGAGGCCGGGGCCCGGGTGATCGGCACGGGCCGGGAAGGCGACCGCGACCTCGTGCTCGGCCTCGGCGCCGAGGCGTTCCAGGACCCGGAAGCCGATCCCGGCGAGCAAGCCGACGTGGTGTTCGACGTCATCGGCGGCGACGTCCTCGCGAAGTCGGCCGCGCTGGTGCGGCCCGGCGGCACCCTGGTGACCGTCGCCGAGCCGCCGAAGGTGCGGCCGCAGGACGGGCGCGCGGTGTTCTTCGTGGTCGAACCCGACCGGGCCCGGCTCGCGGACCTGGCCCAGCGGGTGCGGGACGGCCGGTTGAAGCCCCTCGTCGGTGACGTGCGCCCGCTGGCGGAGGCGCCCGACGCGTTCGCCCGCCGCCGGCGCACCCGCGGCAAGACGATCATCCGGGTCACGACGGACTGA
- a CDS encoding SDR family NAD(P)-dependent oxidoreductase, which produces MGENWTERDVPSQQGRVAVITGANTGLGFDTAKVLAEHGATVVLAVRDVEKGKRAAARLGANADVTVQQLNLGSLDSVRSAAADLHATLPKIDLLINNAGVMYPPKQTTRDGFELQFGTNHLGHFAFTGLLLDLLLPVEGSRVVTVASIAHRIRAAIHFDDLQWENSYDRVAAYGQAKLANLMFAYELQRRLAPHGTTASLAAHPGVARTELMRNSPAILRALFPVVAPLFTQSSERGALPTLRAATDPAALGGQYYGPAGPGGYRGRPQVVTSTPQSYDAGIQRRLWTVSEELTGIKFPVG; this is translated from the coding sequence ATGGGCGAGAACTGGACCGAACGCGACGTCCCGAGTCAGCAGGGCCGCGTCGCCGTCATCACCGGGGCCAACACCGGGCTCGGGTTCGACACCGCGAAGGTGCTGGCCGAGCACGGCGCGACGGTCGTACTGGCCGTCCGCGACGTCGAAAAGGGCAAGCGGGCCGCCGCGCGGCTCGGCGCGAACGCCGACGTCACCGTGCAGCAGCTGAACCTCGGGTCCCTGGACTCCGTCCGGTCCGCCGCGGCCGACCTGCACGCGACGCTGCCGAAGATCGACCTGCTGATCAACAACGCGGGCGTCATGTACCCGCCGAAGCAGACCACGCGGGACGGGTTCGAGCTGCAGTTCGGCACGAACCACCTCGGGCACTTCGCGTTCACCGGGCTGCTGCTGGACCTGCTGCTGCCGGTCGAGGGCTCCCGGGTGGTGACGGTCGCGAGCATCGCCCACCGCATCCGCGCCGCGATCCACTTCGACGACCTGCAGTGGGAGAACTCCTACGACCGCGTCGCGGCCTACGGGCAGGCCAAGCTCGCGAACCTGATGTTCGCCTACGAGCTGCAGCGCCGCCTCGCCCCGCACGGCACGACGGCGTCGCTCGCCGCCCACCCGGGCGTGGCCCGCACGGAGCTGATGCGCAACTCCCCGGCGATCCTCCGCGCCCTCTTCCCGGTGGTCGCCCCGCTGTTCACCCAGAGCTCGGAGCGCGGCGCCCTCCCGACCCTCCGGGCGGCGACGGACCCCGCGGCACTCGGCGGACAGTACTACGGCCCGGCCGGCCCGGGCGGCTACCGCGGGCGCCCGCAGGTGGTGACGTCCACGCCGCAGTCCTACGACGCGGGGATCCAGCGGCGGCTGTGGACGGTTTCGGAGGAGCTCACCGGCATCAAGTTCCCGGTCGGCTGA